The Lycium ferocissimum isolate CSIRO_LF1 unplaced genomic scaffold, AGI_CSIRO_Lferr_CH_V1 ctg17182, whole genome shotgun sequence genome has a segment encoding these proteins:
- the LOC132042694 gene encoding uncharacterized protein LOC132042694 → MLDFNNEEDFKNTWYGRSIEIEGQVMWLEKWTPNFRPDVDSPIVPAWVLLPSLPIHCHSWHYVKQIVDTIGTPLSMDLATENRTRPSMAKVRVEIDLTRPKIDSVWIGVEDDDSPLKGFTQKIEYENVPKYCRHCKLLGHSILQCRHAEKKKEDAKGKHTEVEDNEEYGKASESAKGKKHTAESSKVNEQIEREKGNVTDGRNNSNNKEKAVMENAAVEETTKEYNNERGQEEELYANGNDTDSKEKEKESMVFRINQKKRRKNKKHNTKKALKKKTKVTFKVIKNQQEGYKQHSSVEKKNVEKETDQDESQNSEEITPAEADTEQIADTASNNNEEITPAGQSLNDTGQQCYIRHFCVLGKS, encoded by the coding sequence ATGCTCGATTTCAACAACGAAGAGGATTTTAAAAACACTTGGTACGGAAGATCTATAGAAATTGAAGGTCAAGTTATGTGGCTTGAGAAGTGGACCCCGAATTTTAGACCGGATGTGGATTCTCCCATAGTGCCGGCTTGGGTGCTGCTACCCTCTCTCCCTATACACTGTCATTCATGGCATTATGTGAAGCAAATAGTAGACACAATTGGTACACCTCTCTCAATGGATTTAGCTACTGAAAACAGGACTAGACCTAGTATGGCTAAGGTTAGAGTGGAAATCGATTTGACTAGGCCAAAAATCGACTCGGTCTGGATTGGAGTGGAAGATGATGATAGTCCATTAAAAGGCTTCACTCAAAAAATTGAGTATGAGAATGTGCCAAAGTATTGTAGACATTGTAAACTACTTGGGCATTCAATACTGCAATGTAGACATGctgaaaagaagaaggaagatgcaaaaggaaaacatacagaGGTCGAAGACAATGAGGAGTATGGAAAGGCAAGTGAAAGCGCAAAAGGGAAAAAACACACAGCTGAAAGTAGCAAAGTCAATGAACAGATCGAAAGGGAGAAAGGAAATGTAACAGACGGGAgaaacaacagcaacaacaaggAAAAGGCAGTGATGGAAAATGCAGCAGTGGAGGAGACTACCAAGGAATACAACAATGAAAGGGGACAGGAAGAGGAGCTGTATGCAAATGGAAATGATACGGACAGTAAggagaaggaaaaggaaagtaTGGTATTTAGaataaatcaaaagaaaaggaggaagaaTAAAAAGCATAATACCAAGAAGGCTCTAAAAAAGAAGACCAAAGTCACTTTCAAGGTGATCAAGAATCAACAGGAAGGTTATAAACAGCATAGTTCAGTTGAAAAGAAGAATGTGGAGAAGGAGACGGATCAAGACGAATCCCAAAACAGTGAGGAGATTACTCCAGCAGAAGCGGATACAGAACAAATTGCCGACACAGCCAGTAACAACAATGAGGAGATTACCCCAGCTGGTCAATCTCTGAATGACACAGGACAGcagtgttatatccggcatttttgcgtactTGGGAAAAGTTGA